A window of Castanea sativa cultivar Marrone di Chiusa Pesio chromosome 8, ASM4071231v1 genomic DNA:
ttaattagaattctactttgggttgatgcaatttagttttgtgttttaagttgttatcttttttattttctttgattaaatATTATTCTACTGCATTAtacatatagtatataataatataatattattatattacatagaatgacttggataatttgttgtttattgatatatattttatatttactcttttttcttctcatcttattttattcaacatttaaattcaatCACATCCTACATACTATTAAATTATGCAACCCAAATTAAGAAAATGGCTAGACACAAACCTGCTTTCCTTTACCATGcattgggggaaaaaaattatttgtgtgATAAAAAGgtcatataatttataatttagatagCACTCTTTTAATGTGTCTAGGCCTATAGATTGAGCAATTTGTAGACTTAAAAGGCTATTGAGAACGGACTTTTTtgaatcaaactaaaaaaaatatagaccTTTATGGTGGCGTTTGGATCCAGCATCTACGTCTATGTTCacgtttcaaattttttttttttctgtgcaACTTTTAAGGGACAAAGGCTACTATTCAtgtactgtgcatgaacagtagctgcAAAAGTAGACTTTTTAGCCCTTTTCTCTGTATAAGTGGGTcccatgcactgttcacggaacccacaaacttcacttttcagcatttttttattaaaaatgggtctcactgtactatttacacatttaaaaattattttgctacagtattttcagttttcatttttcaacaataagttctatccaaacggaccctatataTCATTGAGATAGAAATTTTTATcatacatacatttttttttgccacaaaTTCAAATCACacaaacttaataattttatattatgtgttaCATCatctctgcttcttcttcttctcaaataTATTATGTATCATCTTTAAAGAATGCCAACAATATTGATCTTATGGGAaaagttacataaaatattgagaaaaaaatgttttatattacaatctattaaaaatgctttttaattatttaaacctttctatttttcatatcacTAATGTGTTTTACAACTACCACATGTGGTAAATTAAGTCTTGATATTCTTAAGTTgtttcaacaaaaagaaaaaaaaatggttgtcaCCAAAGAGGAGTTCATGGAaagttttttgcaaaatgaaatatttgtttTGTAAGGCCACCAAACTTGATAATTTGCAAATGATGGAATCACTTGCAACAATATTTGCATAGTAATATAGTTCTAGCTAAAATAATCAAGCATACTTTTAGTCTTCAAAAAACACATATCTATGAATGGTTAAAAGTTCATCTTATAGGTACAtttaacttttcatataattttacctTTACTTATTCATctatttcaatttaaatatttttcaaaaaaaaaactttaatttagatatttataagtaaacaatgaaataatgattcatgaataataaaaaaaaaaaaatctatacatATTTATCTTGAGCGGTTgtaactttatatataattttgcttttatatatttatctactttaatttagatgtttataacttaaaaatgaaatttataaacaaggtaattaaaacaatcatatttttacaattcaaaaagtcaccatttctttttaattttttaaaagcctTTTAAATTTccttggagttttttttttaaattttttttttaaaatctctgACATACCACTAACGTAACCacttcatacattaaaaaaatttaaggctcATTATTACTTCCATTAAGATATTATGGATATCTTAATTGATTGAGACCAAACTAGAAAAATGCCTTCcatatttccttgaaaattcagaagaaaaaaaaacctttgacaTACCACTAACGTTAATGTAACTATATCTATAACTATTTAAGTCATTCATGATATCTATTTCTTATTGAtaaccataaaatttacaactagCGAGGAaacatacaaagtaataaagaatatatgaaggaagaaaaaaataaataaaatcaaacgtCAATTAATAACCgttatttggaaaataaaaaggtggtCAAGAgaagtaagaaataaaataaagatgactatatagaaaatattaaaaattttatagtgcaataaaatcaaccattacattcacttaattaaataagtaatcattcttaaaaaaaatgatcaacaattatatataataatacaaaatttaaacttaaaactaataaaactttaattggggaaattatatttcaaatcataactaaaaataagATGTCCTTTagtaatttagaaatttttttgacatttcatttaaccttttatatataaatatatatatatatataatcataatctTCATACACCATGACTTAAAAAATCTAATGAATAGTTCTACCTCTTATTTAATGTCTATATTATGCAAACTATCAACCAATAAATATGtgataatggtaaaaaaaaattatagaaagattatgaaaaatatgataaaacaattaaaaaaaaaactctttatgaACTCTAGGGACTGAAATAGTAGTTTATCTAAAATATTATCAAGTGCAATGCGTAAGTCTACAACTAGTTACAATTatattcaaaaatcaaaaaccgATCATAGAATTTAAATCCCCCTAGTCTGTCCTACACCACTATGCTGACTCAAGCAATGAAGCTGGCACATTCACAAAGGTAATACTAAATTGCATCACTCCTCAACATTTGGTAGTCTTAGTTCAAGAGATGTTACATCTTGTCAAATTGCATTCAGAATCAGTTAGAATTTTGCATCACTCCTCATATAACTTCACCAATCCCTAATTCAAGAACATTTACCATATGCACCCTTTCTTTCTTATGCTtggtttaaaacaaaaataatataaaatgataGAAGTGAAGAATAAAGGTAAATGGCATTCTTGCTCGGTCACAGTATACAGTGcttaataataatgtttttgtCTTTATTCATAACACTGACTAACTAAACAATATTGCACCGATATTGTTGCTAGGGAAAGAGAATTATCTGTCCGTTATGAATGTCTACTTAAGATCGTTTTTTAAAGAATTCCACTAGTGTTATTTGATGAGCACATTTCATGAGAAATCGATGTAATACCAAAGTTCATTTGATGACCAGAAGTTAAAAAACAGGAGGAAAGATATATTCATGTTGTAGAGCTCCTTCCACTTAAAGGATTAGTAAACTCTGATTCCACTTAGAGGGATTATTATGGTCTTAAGAGAACCTCCTGCAAGTATATCTGGCCTCTTTCTCATTATTTGAAACCCCATTAATTCATCTTCTCTGGAAGTTGAGGACTTTGACTGAGATAGCAAAtaccaagaagaagaggagacaAAAGCCAATAAGAACTGCTACTGAAACTCCTACCATCCCAGGACCAAAGCCAAGAGAAGCTTCCAAATATTCTTTCACAGTGCCCTCAAATCCTGCTCCAACAATCTTGGTTTCCACATCACCAAGCTGAGAGGAGATAATACCTCGTAGTGTCCATGAAACTGGGCAGATGTAGTAGAACCAGATCCACCATGGAGGGATACTCTGAAGTAATAAAACCGTAAAAGTGGTTTatgaagaaaccaaaaaaaaaaaaaactttgaacaGATTTACAAACTTGAGAAGGAATAGGGGCAGATGGGCTTGAGCGCAAaaccccaacaacaacaactacgGATCAGTTGCTAATTGCTATGTTTTCTATCATCTACTTTATTTAAGTGCCAGTGGAGTTCGTCCCTTCCCTTTTCTGTTATTACTACTGGTGGGATTTCATGGCTAGTGGgaattactttttatttcacTCCCGTAGCTTTTTCGTTTGAAGGGACGTTATACTAATGCAGTTTAGGACATGACTTAAACAGTCGGCTTATTCTTTTTactaaagaaattttattttataacgtaattgtgtttaattaaattcattagtTACTGGAGTGTAAATTACATATTCTTGTCATGTGTTAAATGCACAGATTTTCTACATAACAAATGAAGTTTAAAAGTTTGAGATTAAATTCTACAGGGATGTGATGTAAAACCCAAGTTTTATACCTTCCAAACCCAACATGCCACATTATCTTATCACGTATAAAATCATAtacaatcaattctaatacctatctaaaaatccaaccaaattaagAGTTTATTAAGATGTTATTATGTATAATAAGATGcattgagttttaagtaaaaaactaatataataaTCTCTTATTGGATAGTGCAAAACATAGGTTTTACACCCAATCTTTACCAAATTCGGACTCCAAAAGTTTAGCATCttagtatattttattttaatgttatatGGAGTCCCAGCTATACATGGCCAatctattttcaaaattaagatGAAGTGGAGTATTAGTATGTATGCTCATCTAAGTGGTTTAATTATGATTTCAGTTTGACTTAGGAATTTGATCTTGATTGACTTTTGTTCCActtgtgaccattattattTTCAAGTAAATCTCCAGCAGTTCATTAATTTAATTGGCCCAATCCACGAATGAAGCAAGACTTTGTTGCAAGATGTAAAATATATTTACTTACAGGTTTAGGGATGAGAAAACCGGAAAGGAGGTTCCATATTGAGTAAAATGCAGAAGAAATGACAGCTGCTAGGTTTTGAGAAGGTGTAAGACCAATAGCCATCATGCCGTAAAAGGTAAAGAACGTGAACGTCAAGAACATAAACACAAGATAGAGGAAAAATTTCCCTGCAATACCAGAGAAACGTCCAGTTAAGTAACTGCATTGGCATAAACTTTATGCACCAACAACAtcagaaaataatataatgaacCAGGtgccattttattttaatgaaaacaaaGCCAATAAAATTCAGTGGTTATTACATAGAAATTTTATCTACATTTGTATAATATTCTATAAATGAAATGAACGAGTTATTCTCATTTAGATGCAGAATCTCAGCAAGCATCTGGAGTTATGAAAAGCCAAGAATAGCTCATCTTAAATATAAGTTTGAAAACCAGATCATTATTAATAATTGGCCATCTATATTGCCTGACAAGAATCCATTTTGCTTTTGAAATCTTCAAATTAAAGGACTTGTTCTTTATAAGAATCTCTTTAGATGCAACAGTGAAGATGGAATGCCCTTAGATGCAAAATATTCAGGAATTTCACGAACTCATTCTTATATAAACACTTTAATCAACGTTTAATAAATCAGAATACTCTCCCCCAAAATCCTCCACAGTAATGAActaaagtaaaagtaaaaatagaaCAGAAGAAAACAATGAAAGAATCTTACTGGCTGTCCTTTGAAAATTAATCATGAAATATGTGATGATGCCAAATATTATTGTCTGCACAACAATGTATGGAACCTCCACAAGACCCTGTTAATATTGCAACCAAGATATGTATCATCAATCTCCACTTCAAAGAAGTATCATTTGCCAAATATTGCAAGTGTAATGAACCTTACTTGGGCTGCTGCATAAGCAATTGGAGAGTACATTCCAGCTGCTCTCTCGCGATAGAATACTGTCCTCTCAATTGAAACAATTGGTTGCACTGAGGATGCATTGTTAACTCCAAGAAACAAGCATGCAGAATAAAGAGCTCCCATAACCAATAACAAATCTTGAGTTGTACTcctaaacaaaattatatatgtttaatggTTTAATATATCTTTCACAACATTGcaacaatcaaagagaaataGCCTAATCAAAATACTGGATTTTGTTAACACAAGACTTTgtcaaaagaagagaaaaggcaATAGGTAGtcagtttgaattttttgaaaagcaaaaaagaagttATTCACAATTGCAAATAAGGTATATATTCTATTTCGAAGTTTTTGGTCACACGATAAGGTTTCATATTCAAATGCAAGACTGCTGTTACcaaaaattctgaaaatttgCAGATTCCCACCTAACACTTTCCTTATTAAATTGTTAAAGATTACTCCAGAAATACAGAATTCAGCCTATGAACATTATTCATGGGTTCTAAATTATAACTAACTATTTCTATTAAGGCTGGCTGATTAATATATATCCTCTTGAAGACAATACCCATTCACTTTAGCTAAATGTTAGCAAAGGGATGgggtggagaaaaaaaaaaatcaaaaaccctaaccaGGAACATAAAAATTTACCTTCTTAAACCAATGTTCCAGAATACTGTTCCAATTAACAATGCACTGATTGTGGTGAAAAATAGCCTAATGGCATTGTATTGTGGACTTCTCCAGTATACAAGATTTTGTTTCCATAGGCAAGTCTTAAATTGGGAGAACGTGTCTTGTGAATACGTGGAAGGAAACTTCAACGGTTCTGAGCCAGTAGGTGGCACACTAAATTGCTTGATGGAAGCTTCCACGTCCCTAGAAcaaggatataaaaaaaatcagttatGGATATAACATTAAATTGCAAGCAAGCAACAACAAAAGATTAAGATCACCTGTATTGCTCAGAATTTCTGTAAATGTCTGCAAAGTCTTCACCAATTCTTTCTTCAGCAGTAGGTGTAGTCACCTCGAGCATCCAAGTTGCTGGATTGTAACCACTGTGAATTGGAGGGATTCCATTAATTCCCTGCGcataaaatggaaaaatgagaCAAAATTCGCATAAGCTATAGGTAAACAACacattattgtaattttatcaGCCTCATGGTTTATATTAAATCATGGAGTTCTAGAAAATCATCAAGTAATTAGACTAAAATTGGAAGGAGGAAATGTAGCAAAATATGGAGTATATTGAACATAATCTTTCCAATGTTAAACTCACAGCTTGGTTAACcaaaaaactcaaagaaaataaGCTAATGACTTACTCATTTTGTTACTAAAGGTTATACTTAATACAGAAGACTCTTGCTTCTATGTGGAAGAGGTTGGTAAACAGTCTtacccccaaattaaaaaaggCTAATTCCCATACTCAAACTTGTGACACATAGCTTGGATGGAAGGTACTTACCATCACACCAAAGTCCGACCTCATTTGTGTGATTTTCAAAGATGATGAATGAGCAAAGTATATAAATCCCACGTAATGTTTATTAGATTTACTCTTGTTGTTTCTTTATTAACTTATTACTTCAGATTAACATAGGCGTAATTTTGTAGTCTTGCTATATCACTACACAGAAGTGTTCCTATTAATTTATACATACCTAAGTGGGGAGAGTTATTCATCCCCAAACCTCAAGGAGGGGACTGTTATTTTGTTCAAAGTATGGGTAAGAAATCTTATATAAAAAGGgaatatttcattaataaaatataacagTTTGAGAGGGCATGGACTTCACTGTTGCATTTATACAAAGAGCTTTAATTGTCTCTCACGCCCTTtatatgctcttaatacacgtCATGTGTTAACATGGACATTCTTGAAAAATGTGGACACCTAGCATAAAAGTATGTACATTATTTATATAGAGTATACAGGGAGTGTGAAACAATAAATTTCCTTTATATAAACCTCAAGAGGGGGACTATAATTTTGTAAAAGCTTGAGGGAGGATGGTGGTGTAATTTACACCTTATTTtactctcttattctcttcCTCACTCTTACCCTAATCTTTTTGATTTTACGACTCAACCTGGTATCAGAGTGTGCCAATCCAATCCTAGAAGTGTGCTAACGTCAGCATCCATACAATGATGTTAAACATCGATGACTACACCGACATGATTCTCAAAATTCGGCGACCATATCATCTGAGTCGCTGGTCTCCCTTGGTGTTTTGGGTgatttttcccaatttttttgaaaccatCTGATGTGAGTTGTAAATcgttttataattatatatatatatatatatatatattgaacatcaattttccaatttctttttctGGAGCTATTCCAGTAGCTTTTGTTTACTAGGCTTCTCTTTGTTGAAGCCAAATAGGCTTTATAAGGTGCTGGatgattgttgtttgtttttgttgaggTTTTGAGTGGTTCAGCTATTGAGAACTTGAAATTTCGAATTTCTTttgttgcaatttttattttttcaacgaGTAAGAATCTCCTACCtggaaattaagaaattcaaatgGACTTAGAATTATACCCTTCTGGAGAGATGTCAAGAGAAGACCGTCATTTAGACCTAAAGGTATCATCTTAGATTTCAAATAGTCATATTTCTAATTTACACAAGAGTGAACTGTATAAATTGAGAATTAGAAGCACAGGACGATTAATTGTTACCTGAAAATAGTCTATCATTATCTGTGAGCGCACACCAAGCTTCCCTCCATATATAACTCGGCCCCCTCGTTTCATAAGAAGTAGCTGTGCATTTAACCCAAAAGATTACACACTTTCAAAGAAACTGGAAAACATATCAAATATAGTTCTCAAAGAAATTGTCAATTGACTGCAAAACAATAGTTACCTCATCAAATGCTTCAAATATATCAATGCTTGGTTGATGTATAGTGCAGACCACAGTTCTCCCTGTATCAACAGTATTACGGACAGTTCTCATAACAATGGCTGCTGCTCGTGCATCCAGTCCAGATGTAGGTTCATCCATAAAAATAATGGAAGGATTTGCCACAAGTTCCACTGCTATGGTTAAACGTTTTCTTTGCTCTGTCGATAGGCCACTACTACCAGGCAAGCCAACCAAAGCATGTCTTATAGTATCAAGCTCTACTAATCTCATCACTTCTTCAACAAACTCCTGCAATGCATTAGAGTGACATAATTAAATGGAAATATTCCTATAGGATACAAAATCTTATGCAGCAACTCAcatgttttttctctttgctaACTTCCTTTGGGAGacgaagagaagaagaaaaccagAGAGACTCCTCAACTGTCACTTGAGGAGAATGTATATCATTTTGCTCAACATATCCTGATATTCTAGCAAAAGTGCGCTGCTCTTTTGGGTAACCCGATATCTTAATGTCCCCTTCTATGTATCCACCAGTTTTCCGACCAGCAAGCACATCCATCAAAGTGGTCTTTCCAGCTCCACTTGACCCGACCAAGGCAGTCAGAACACCAGGTGAGAATACACCACTAACATTGGACAAGAGTTGCAACTTCTTTTCCGGTATACCTTTAATTTTCATTTCCTGAGAACCTCAAAAAACAAATCACTTCTTTTAACATAGAAGAAAGTGAACTCCCAATATATTTGGTGGACCAGTAAGTCAAGGAAGTCAAAACCAGCAGAGAAAACACACCTTTGGCATATCAACAAAATAATTGACATTAAGGAAAGTCATTGTTAATGGTTGAAATGGAAGGATCATTCCCTTCTTTTTTCTGTCTTCTTCGGCAGATGGTGGATCAAATTTAGAACCTCCACCACCTACTGCATGAACAGGTAAACATATATAAGACATACTTATAAAATATGCCTACACTACAATCCATTATGAGGAGAAAACTCCAATATAAGATGctacaaatttataaattgaacaTTATTTATAGAAATTATAGAAACAACTGACCACCATTCAATGCCGAATTCTTTTCTGCTACATTAAGTGACATCACTGTCTTGGCTTTCCTAAGGGCTGAAAGGGCAGAAAGATATGAGAGATAGCATTTATTAGGGATTAAACACATTCATACTAAAAGGAAACAGAGAGAACATTTTTACCTGGATGGAATAGCTTTAGTTAGCAAAAGGAATGAAcaagaacattaaaaaaaaaaaaaaaacttccaaacttACGATTAAGGTAGGTCAAGGCCAAAGTCACTATGTTGCTGAAAAGCAATGCATAAGCTATTAGTACACCAACACCAATCCAATACCAATAATCTTCAGTAGGTATGCTATGCAAAGTGAGAATGTTGTGTCCAACAGTATTGTTCCCAAATGCTGATCTCTGAAAAGAGACAGTTTCCAAAACCAGCAGACAACTTCAGAAGTCATCCACAACATGAAATCTTCAATCAATATCTTTACTTTTCAGTCATAAATACGTGACATTATATGTAGCAGCAGAAAACTGGCAGAAGTGTGTCCCTAATCTCAAAGACCTTACCTCCATCCACCTTGTGGCAGTAAATTCATTGACAGAAATTGCACGTTGCCCATAGGATAGAGGTGACACCCAAAATCCCCAAACCCACCATGACTTAATCATTCCTGAATGAAGAACAACCTAATCACTGAAGATCACAAAAATTTCCTgtcatcaattatttttttatgaaacctACCTTTTGGAATGATGAATCCGCCCAACAAGAATACAATTAACAGTGCAGCTGATCCAAAGGTATTGGCAAGAATCATATCTCGTGAGATAGAGGCCATCATACGGAAAAGACCCAATGCCATTTGGTGTATGGAAAAGAGTAAAAGCATATAACGGAAAAACCTGAAACATTTAATGGAAATAGCTAGTACAGAAAAtacaa
This region includes:
- the LOC142608363 gene encoding ABC transporter G family member 31, with product MAASNGSEYFELEIEGTTEVLMKRPSNAESVAEDEEELRWAAIERLPSMKRTNMALMRRTQSKSGGDETIDVRKLTRSKRELVVKNALATNEQDNYRLLSAMKERFDRVGLVLPKIEVKYENLKVVANVQTGSRALPTLINSTRDVIEHILTRLWILRPERHSLTILSNISGEVKPGRMTLLLGPPGCGKSTLLLALAGKLDSNLKKSGSITYNGHKLDDFYVQRTSAYISQTDNHIAELTVRETLDFAARCQGASEGFAGYMQDLARLEKERNIRPSPEIDAFMKASSVGGKKHSVSTDYILKVLGLDVCSETVVGNDMLRGISGGQRKRVTTGEMIVGPRKTLFMDEISTGLDSSTTYQIVKCIRNFVHQMEATVLMALLQPAPETFELFDDLILLSEGYVVYQGPRAEVLEFFESLGFQLPPRKGVADFLQEVTSRNDQAQYWVNSSKPYVFISVPEIAEAFKNSRFGRSLQSSISVPYDKSKSDSSALSKTKYAASRIEIFKACFERELLLISRHRFLYIFRTCQVAFVGFITCTMFLRTRIHPTNEQNGNLYLSCLFYGLVHMMFNGFSELPLMITRLPVFYKQRDNFFHPAWAWSISSWILRVPYSIVEAVVWSCVVYFTVGFAPSAGRFFRYMLLLFSIHQMALGLFRMMASISRDMILANTFGSAALLIVFLLGGFIIPKGMIKSWWVWGFWVSPLSYGQRAISVNEFTATRWMERSAFGNNTVGHNILTLHSIPTEDYWYWIGVGVLIAYALLFSNIVTLALTYLNPLRKAKTVMSLNVAEKNSALNGVGGGGSKFDPPSAEEDRKKKGMILPFQPLTMTFLNVNYFVDMPKEMKIKGIPEKKLQLLSNVSGVFSPGVLTALVGSSGAGKTTLMDVLAGRKTGGYIEGDIKISGYPKEQRTFARISGYVEQNDIHSPQVTVEESLWFSSSLRLPKEVSKEKKHEFVEEVMRLVELDTIRHALVGLPGSSGLSTEQRKRLTIAVELVANPSIIFMDEPTSGLDARAAAIVMRTVRNTVDTGRTVVCTIHQPSIDIFEAFDELLLMKRGGRVIYGGKLGVRSQIMIDYFQGINGIPPIHSGYNPATWMLEVTTPTAEERIGEDFADIYRNSEQYRDVEASIKQFSVPPTGSEPLKFPSTYSQDTFSQFKTCLWKQNLVYWRSPQYNAIRLFFTTISALLIGTVFWNIGLRRSTTQDLLLVMGALYSACLFLGVNNASSVQPIVSIERTVFYRERAAGMYSPIAYAAAQGLVEVPYIVVQTIIFGIITYFMINFQRTARKFFLYLVFMFLTFTFFTFYGMMAIGLTPSQNLAAVISSAFYSIWNLLSGFLIPKPSIPPWWIWFYYICPVSWTLRGIISSQLGDVETKIVGAGFEGTVKEYLEASLGFGPGMVGVSVAVLIGFCLLFFLVFAISVKVLNFQRR